In a single window of the Bacillus clarus genome:
- the opp3b gene encoding oligopeptide ABC transporter permease, with protein MGRYVFKRFVYMALTLFLITTLTFFLMKLLPGSPLKNQEKLSPAQKEIILEKYGLNDPVPVQYARYLGNLAKGDLGVSFQYDNRPVTDMIVDRIGPSAQLGLQAIILGTFIGLILGIIAALRNNTWVDYGATVISVLGMSVPSFVFAALLQYFVGVKLGWFPVAFWKGPEYTVMPTIALSMAVIATIARFARAELIEVMQSDYILTAKAKGISQGVIIVKHALRNALIPVVTILGPMVAALITGTLVIEQIYAVPGLGEQFVKSITLNDYTVIMGTTIFYSAIFILVIFIVDILYGIIDPRIRLAGGKK; from the coding sequence ATGGGACGTTATGTATTTAAACGTTTCGTGTACATGGCTTTGACATTATTTTTAATTACTACGCTTACATTCTTTCTAATGAAATTACTGCCGGGTTCTCCACTTAAAAACCAAGAGAAATTATCACCGGCGCAGAAAGAAATCATTCTTGAGAAATATGGTTTAAATGATCCAGTACCAGTTCAGTATGCACGTTACTTAGGTAACTTAGCAAAAGGTGATTTAGGGGTATCATTCCAATATGATAACCGCCCAGTAACAGATATGATTGTTGATCGTATTGGACCATCAGCACAACTTGGTTTACAAGCGATTATATTAGGAACATTTATCGGATTAATTTTAGGAATTATCGCAGCACTTCGTAATAATACGTGGGTCGATTATGGAGCAACTGTTATTTCGGTACTCGGAATGTCGGTACCATCGTTCGTATTCGCTGCGTTACTACAATATTTCGTAGGGGTAAAACTTGGTTGGTTCCCAGTTGCATTCTGGAAAGGGCCTGAGTATACTGTTATGCCTACAATTGCTTTATCGATGGCAGTTATCGCAACAATCGCACGTTTTGCTCGTGCAGAATTAATTGAAGTTATGCAGTCTGATTATATTTTAACAGCGAAAGCAAAAGGGATTAGCCAAGGTGTTATTATCGTGAAACACGCACTTCGTAATGCTTTAATTCCAGTTGTTACAATTCTAGGACCAATGGTTGCCGCATTAATTACAGGAACGCTTGTTATTGAGCAAATTTATGCTGTACCTGGACTTGGGGAGCAATTCGTTAAATCGATCACATTAAATGACTATACAGTTATTATGGGAACAACGATTTTCTATAGTGCGATCTTCATTCTAGTTATTTTCATTGTTGATATTTTATACGGAATTATTGATCCTCGTATTCGTCTAGCGGGAGGGAAAAAATGA